The following proteins come from a genomic window of Streptococcus oralis:
- the pgsA gene encoding CDP-diacylglycerol--glycerol-3-phosphate 3-phosphatidyltransferase produces the protein MKKEQIPNILTIGRILFIPLFIFILTLDHSQGSHLLAAVIFAVASITDYLDGYLARKWNVVSNFGKFADPMADKLLVMSAFIMLIELGMAPAWVVAIIICRELAVTGLRLLLVETGGTVLAAAMPGKIKTFSQMFAIIFLLLHWNLIGQLLLYIALFFTIYSGYDYFKGSAHVFKGTFGSK, from the coding sequence ATGAAGAAAGAACAAATTCCTAATATATTAACTATTGGTAGAATTCTCTTTATACCTCTCTTTATTTTTATTTTGACTTTGGACCATTCACAAGGCAGTCACCTGCTGGCGGCAGTCATCTTTGCAGTTGCTAGTATAACGGATTATCTCGATGGCTATCTTGCTCGAAAATGGAATGTGGTCAGCAACTTTGGGAAGTTTGCAGATCCAATGGCGGATAAGTTGCTAGTTATGTCAGCATTTATCATGTTGATTGAGTTAGGTATGGCTCCAGCTTGGGTTGTTGCTATTATCATCTGTCGTGAACTTGCGGTGACAGGCTTGCGTTTGTTGCTTGTTGAGACGGGAGGGACAGTTCTAGCAGCAGCGATGCCAGGGAAAATCAAGACCTTTAGTCAGATGTTTGCTATTATCTTTTTGCTCTTACATTGGAATTTAATTGGTCAGCTGTTGCTTTATATCGCTTTGTTTTTCACTATCTACTCTGGTTATGATTATTTCAAGGGTAGCGCTCATGTATTCAAAGGGACATTTGGTTCGAAATGA
- a CDS encoding energy-coupling factor transporter transmembrane component T family protein: MDSMILGRYIPGDSIIHRLDPRSKLLAMILLILIVFWANNPLTNLILFVATGIFIALSGVSLSFFVQGLKSMFFLITFTTLFQLFFISSGNVLFEFSFIKITDYALQQAGIIFCRFVLIIFFSTLLTLTTMPLSLAAAVEALLAPLKRVKVPVHEIGLMLSMSLRFVPTLMDDTTRIMNAQKARGVDFGEGSIVQKVKAMIPILIPLFATSLKRADSLAIAMEARGYQGGKGRSQYRQLRWCQKDTLAILVILVLGCLLFFLKS; encoded by the coding sequence ATGGATAGTATGATTTTAGGGCGTTATATACCAGGAGATTCCATCATTCATCGCTTGGATCCCCGTAGCAAATTGCTCGCTATGATCCTGTTGATTTTGATTGTATTTTGGGCCAATAATCCTCTCACCAATCTCATTCTGTTTGTAGCGACAGGTATATTTATCGCTTTGTCAGGCGTTTCTCTCTCATTTTTCGTTCAGGGATTAAAATCCATGTTCTTCCTGATTACTTTTACGACTCTTTTTCAGCTCTTTTTCATTTCAAGTGGAAATGTCCTATTTGAGTTTTCTTTTATAAAAATAACGGATTATGCTTTGCAACAAGCTGGGATTATTTTCTGTCGTTTTGTGTTGATTATTTTCTTTTCAACTTTGCTAACGTTAACGACCATGCCTTTGAGTTTGGCAGCTGCAGTTGAAGCTCTTTTAGCACCTCTGAAACGCGTGAAAGTTCCCGTTCATGAAATTGGTCTGATGTTATCAATGAGTTTGCGTTTTGTTCCAACCTTGATGGATGACACAACGAGAATTATGAATGCTCAGAAAGCTCGTGGAGTTGACTTTGGCGAAGGTAGTATCGTTCAAAAAGTAAAGGCTATGATTCCGATTTTAATTCCTCTTTTTGCGACGAGCTTAAAGCGTGCAGATTCATTGGCAATAGCCATGGAAGCGCGTGGTTATCAGGGAGGAAAGGGTAGAAGCCAGTATAGACAGTTGAGATGGTGTCAAAAGGATACACTGGCGATTCTTGTGATTCTGGTGCTGGGATGTCTCTTATTTTTCTTAAAATCTTAG
- the mreC gene encoding rod shape-determining protein MreC, producing the protein MNRFKKSKYLIIVFVTVLAVSVLLVTTYSSAIVTKLGDGISLVDRIVQKPFQWFDTFKSDLGHLTQTYNENESLKKQLYQLEVESNQSERLKTENEQLRQLLEMKSKLQATKTLAADVIMRAPVSWKQELTIDVGSSKGASENMLAIANGGLVGSVSKVEDHSTTVNLLTNAENTDKISVKIQHGSTEIYGIIVGYDKESELLKISQLNSNSDISAGDKVTTGGLGNFNVKDIPVGEVVATTHSSDYLTREVTVKLSADTKGLHVVELVGN; encoded by the coding sequence ATGAACCGTTTTAAAAAATCAAAATATCTAATCATCGTTTTTGTCACAGTTCTGGCAGTTTCTGTACTATTAGTGACAACCTATTCAAGTGCTATTGTGACAAAACTAGGAGATGGGATTTCTTTAGTAGATAGAATTGTTCAAAAACCCTTTCAGTGGTTTGACACTTTCAAATCAGATTTGGGGCATTTGACGCAGACTTACAATGAAAACGAAAGTCTAAAAAAACAACTCTATCAACTAGAGGTGGAGTCTAATCAATCAGAACGTTTAAAAACAGAAAATGAACAACTACGTCAGTTGCTAGAGATGAAGTCAAAATTACAGGCTACAAAAACCCTAGCAGCAGATGTGATTATGCGTGCTCCAGTATCTTGGAAGCAAGAGTTAACAATTGATGTAGGAAGTTCAAAAGGAGCTTCTGAAAATATGTTGGCCATTGCAAACGGTGGCTTGGTTGGTAGTGTTTCAAAGGTGGAAGATCATTCAACAACTGTCAATCTTTTAACCAACGCTGAAAACACGGATAAGATCTCTGTTAAAATCCAACATGGTTCTACTGAAATTTACGGAATTATCGTTGGTTATGACAAGGAATCTGAACTGCTTAAAATTAGCCAATTAAATAGTAACAGCGACATTAGCGCGGGAGACAAGGTGACTACAGGGGGACTCGGAAACTTCAATGTTAAGGATATTCCTGTTGGCGAGGTTGTTGCCACAACGCACAGCAGTGATTATCTAACGCGAGAGGTAACTGTAAAGTTAAGTGCTGACACCAAAGGCCTTCATGTGGTAGAGTTAGTGGGGAATTAG
- the mreD gene encoding rod shape-determining protein MreD has product MRLFRQVGIFFLLPVVVLIDAHIGQLVGSFFPHFHLASHFLFLFLLFETIEVSEYLYLAYCCIVGLVYDIYFFHLIGIATLLFILIGASLHKFNSVILTNRWTRMLTIIVISFLFDMGSYLLALAVGLTVDSMPVFIVYSLVPSMILNFLWMAIFQYIFEKYYL; this is encoded by the coding sequence ATGAGACTGTTTAGACAAGTTGGTATTTTCTTTTTACTCCCTGTTGTTGTTCTAATTGATGCTCATATTGGTCAACTGGTGGGATCCTTCTTCCCCCACTTTCATTTAGCCAGTCATTTTCTATTCTTGTTTCTCTTATTTGAGACAATCGAAGTGTCAGAGTATCTCTATCTAGCCTATTGTTGTATCGTGGGTTTGGTTTACGATATTTATTTTTTCCACTTGATTGGAATTGCCACGCTTTTGTTTATCTTGATTGGCGCTTCACTCCACAAGTTTAACAGCGTGATTTTGACGAATCGTTGGACAAGGATGTTGACCATTATTGTGATCAGTTTTCTGTTTGATATGGGGAGCTATCTTTTGGCTCTTGCCGTAGGACTGACTGTAGATTCCATGCCGGTATTCATCGTCTATAGTCTTGTCCCATCAATGATTCTGAACTTTTTATGGATGGCGATTTTCCAATACATTTTTGAAAAATATTATCTATGA
- a CDS encoding energy-coupling factor transporter ATPase: MGITLENVNFTYQEGTPLSSSALTDVSLTIEDGSYTALVGHTGSGKSTILQLLNGLLVPSKGSVRVFDTVITSTSTNKEIRQIRKQVGLVFQFAENQIFEETVLKDVAFGPQNFGVSEEEAKKVAREKLALVGINESLFDRSPFELSGGQMRRVAIAGMLAMEPTVLVLDEPTAGLDPLGRKELMTLFKKLHLAGMTIVLVTHLMDDVAEYADQVYVMEKGSLVKSGKPSEVFQDVAFMENVQLGVPKITAFCKRLADRGIAFKKLPIKIEEFKESLNG; this comes from the coding sequence ATGGGAATTACTCTAGAAAATGTGAACTTTACTTATCAAGAGGGGACTCCCCTATCTTCATCAGCCTTGACTGATGTTTCTTTGACGATTGAGGATGGTTCCTATACAGCTTTAGTAGGGCACACAGGTAGTGGGAAATCAACGATTTTACAGCTTTTAAATGGCCTATTGGTACCAAGTAAGGGTTCTGTTCGAGTTTTTGACACTGTCATTACCTCTACATCAACCAATAAAGAAATTCGTCAGATTCGAAAGCAGGTTGGTCTAGTGTTTCAATTTGCTGAAAATCAAATTTTTGAAGAGACTGTTTTGAAAGATGTTGCGTTTGGACCGCAAAATTTTGGAGTTTCTGAGGAAGAGGCCAAGAAAGTTGCGCGTGAAAAGTTAGCCTTGGTAGGCATCAATGAGTCACTCTTTGATCGCAGTCCTTTTGAACTTTCAGGTGGTCAGATGAGACGTGTGGCTATAGCAGGTATGCTAGCCATGGAACCAACTGTCTTGGTTTTGGATGAGCCAACAGCAGGGTTAGATCCTCTGGGCAGAAAAGAATTGATGACCCTGTTTAAAAAACTTCACCTTGCTGGAATGACAATCGTTCTGGTAACGCATTTGATGGATGATGTAGCTGAGTATGCTGATCAGGTCTACGTTATGGAAAAGGGGAGCTTAGTCAAAAGTGGTAAACCGAGCGAAGTTTTCCAAGATGTAGCCTTTATGGAAAATGTGCAGTTAGGTGTGCCTAAAATCACAGCCTTTTGCAAACGTTTGGCAGATAGAGGTATAGCTTTTAAAAAACTGCCAATCAAGATAGAGGAGTTTAAGGAGTCGCTAAATGGATAG
- a CDS encoding energy-coupling factor ABC transporter ATP-binding protein encodes MKSIIEVKNLSFRYKEDQEHYDVNNVSFHVKRGEWLSIVGHNGSGKSTTIRLIDGLLEAESGEIWIDGQLLSSENVWDLRRQIGMVFQNPDNQFVGATVEDDVAFGLENQGLPREEMKKRVAESLELVGMLNFKKREPARLSGGQKQRVAIAGVVALRPAILILDEATSMLDPEGRRELIQTVQEIRKDHQMTVVSITHDLEEVAMSDRVLVMKKGQVESTSSPRELFSRDDLDQIGLDEPFTNQLRESLREAGYQLPDGYLTEGELEDKLWELL; translated from the coding sequence ATGAAATCGATTATTGAAGTAAAAAATCTGTCTTTTCGTTACAAGGAAGACCAGGAACATTATGACGTTAATAATGTCTCGTTTCACGTGAAACGTGGAGAATGGCTTTCAATTGTAGGTCATAATGGGAGTGGGAAATCGACAACTATCCGTTTGATTGATGGCTTGCTTGAAGCAGAGTCTGGGGAAATCTGGATAGATGGGCAATTGCTGTCCTCTGAGAATGTTTGGGACTTACGCCGTCAAATTGGTATGGTTTTTCAAAATCCAGATAACCAATTTGTGGGGGCAACTGTTGAAGATGATGTCGCCTTTGGTTTAGAAAACCAGGGACTTCCTCGAGAAGAAATGAAGAAAAGAGTGGCTGAATCTTTGGAGTTGGTAGGGATGCTGAACTTTAAGAAGAGAGAACCAGCTCGCTTATCTGGTGGACAAAAACAGCGGGTGGCTATTGCGGGAGTTGTTGCCCTGAGGCCAGCTATTTTAATTCTGGATGAGGCTACAAGTATGTTGGATCCCGAGGGACGAAGAGAACTGATTCAGACAGTTCAAGAGATTCGAAAAGACCACCAGATGACAGTCGTCTCCATTACACATGACTTGGAAGAAGTTGCGATGAGTGACCGTGTCTTGGTTATGAAAAAAGGCCAAGTGGAGTCAACCAGTAGCCCAAGAGAACTTTTTTCTCGGGATGACCTTGACCAGATAGGGTTAGATGAGCCTTTTACTAATCAATTGAGAGAATCTTTGAGAGAGGCTGGCTATCAGTTGCCGGATGGCTATTTGACAGAAGGAGAGCTAGAGGACAAGCTATGGGAATTACTCTAG